In Gemmatimonadetes bacterium T265, one DNA window encodes the following:
- the rsbS gene encoding anti-sigma factor antagonist: protein MERIPVLKMGALLLVTIQVDMHDRLALALQDDLTAMIETTGARGVLIDISALDVVDSFIGRMLANTAAMARVLDAETVVVGMRPAVAITLVELGLSLPGVRTALDVERGMALLRASAARAGAPPGGAAGEGRRVDVRS from the coding sequence GTGGAGCGGATCCCGGTCCTCAAGATGGGCGCCCTGCTGCTCGTCACCATCCAGGTGGACATGCACGACCGCCTGGCGCTGGCGCTGCAGGACGACCTCACGGCGATGATCGAGACGACGGGCGCGCGCGGCGTGCTGATCGACATCTCGGCGCTCGACGTCGTCGACAGCTTCATCGGCCGCATGCTCGCCAACACCGCCGCGATGGCGCGCGTGCTCGACGCCGAGACGGTCGTCGTCGGGATGCGGCCGGCGGTCGCGATCACCCTCGTCGAGCTCGGCCTCTCGCTCCCCGGCGTTCGCACCGCGCTCGACGTGGAGCGCGGGATGGCGCTGCTCCGCGCGTCGGCCGCGCGCGCGGGCGCCCCGCCGGGCGGCGCCGCGGGCGAGGGGCGGCGTGTCGACGTTCGGTCCTGA
- the rsbR gene encoding polyvinyl alcohol dehydrogenase: MPHSSQLPSLLAEQQAELLDRWLRAQEAAAGRAPDAATRAQSGEFLPLLSDAVRTDGGENTRGPAYAPVLAFLGQTARARLQQGQTPSQVATFVFSLKEPLFALIRDRHGADAAALADETWAATRLLDALGLYTTEVYQRAREDVIARQQQDMLELSTPVVKLWDGILALPMIGTLDSARTQVVMETLLQRIVETGAEVAVIDITGVPTVDTLTAQHLLKTVTAARLMGADCIISGIRPQIAQTIVHLGVDLAGVTTKATLADAFRAALARTGQTVLRA; encoded by the coding sequence GTGCCGCACAGCAGTCAACTGCCGTCCCTCCTCGCCGAGCAGCAGGCAGAGCTACTCGACCGCTGGCTGCGGGCGCAGGAGGCGGCCGCGGGCCGCGCGCCCGACGCGGCCACGCGCGCGCAGAGCGGCGAGTTCCTCCCGCTCCTGAGCGACGCCGTCCGGACCGACGGCGGCGAAAACACGCGCGGGCCGGCCTACGCGCCGGTGCTCGCCTTCCTCGGCCAGACCGCCCGCGCCCGGCTCCAACAGGGCCAGACGCCGTCGCAGGTCGCGACGTTCGTGTTCTCGCTCAAGGAGCCACTCTTCGCGCTCATCCGCGACCGGCACGGCGCGGACGCCGCGGCGCTCGCCGACGAGACCTGGGCGGCCACGCGGCTCCTCGACGCGCTCGGCCTCTACACGACCGAGGTCTACCAGCGCGCGCGCGAGGACGTCATCGCGCGCCAGCAGCAGGACATGCTGGAGCTGTCGACGCCGGTCGTGAAGCTGTGGGACGGCATCCTCGCACTGCCGATGATCGGCACGCTCGACAGCGCGCGCACGCAGGTCGTCATGGAGACGCTGCTCCAGCGCATCGTCGAGACCGGCGCGGAGGTCGCGGTCATCGACATCACCGGCGTGCCGACGGTCGACACGCTGACCGCGCAGCACCTGCTCAAGACGGTGACGGCCGCACGCCTCATGGGGGCGGACTGCATCATCAGCGGCATCCGCCCGCAGATCGCGCAGACGATCGTCCACCTCGGCGTGGACCTCGCCGGGGTGACGACGAAGGCCACGCTCGCCGACGCCTTCCGCGCGGCGCTCGCCCGCACGGGGCAGACGGTCCTCCGCGCCTAA
- a CDS encoding sensor histidine kinase (frameshifted, deletion at around 2282564): MPLARSADRTPDRAAILTVELRYEEDLVLARQRARQIAALLDFETQEQTRLATAVSEIARNAFRYGGGGRVTFALGTLPERDGTETPHLVLRVEDAGPGIADLAAVLDGHYRSTTGMGIGMLGARQLTDTFDVRTAPGEGTRVVMTRRLPQRLGGASASPETAARLADALARQVPRGPLEEVQAQNHELLATLDALRERQAEVERLNAALSEANAALARTNQELGETNRGVLALYAELDDRAEALRRGSELKSRFLSDVSHELRTPLSSILNLTRLLAEHPGAEFGDEPRRAVQFIRKSALGLTDLVNDLLDLAKIEAGRVELRIAEFTAADLLAALRGVCRPLVPGDAVALRIDEPEPLTLLTDEGRLSQVLRNLVGNALKFTDSGEVHVATTLDADDVVHVRVRDTGIGIRAADQERVFDEFTQVEGAHQRRVKGTGLGLPLARKLAALLGGTIALESAPDAGSTFTLSLPRVHPSIADGAPDARRLSEARVAGRREVDG, translated from the coding sequence ATGCCGCTCGCACGCTCCGCCGATCGGACGCCGGATCGCGCGGCGATCCTGACCGTCGAGCTGCGGTACGAGGAGGACCTCGTGCTCGCCCGGCAGCGGGCGCGCCAGATCGCCGCGCTCCTCGACTTCGAGACGCAGGAGCAGACCCGGCTCGCGACCGCGGTCTCCGAAATCGCGCGCAACGCGTTCCGCTACGGCGGGGGCGGCCGCGTGACGTTCGCGCTCGGCACGCTCCCCGAGCGCGACGGCACCGAGACGCCCCACCTCGTGCTCCGCGTCGAGGACGCGGGGCCGGGCATCGCCGACCTCGCCGCCGTGCTCGACGGACACTACCGCTCGACGACGGGCATGGGGATCGGGATGCTCGGCGCGCGGCAGCTCACCGACACCTTCGACGTGCGCACGGCGCCGGGCGAGGGGACGCGCGTCGTCATGACGCGCCGCCTGCCGCAGCGGCTCGGCGGTGCGTCGGCCAGTCCCGAGACCGCGGCCCGCCTCGCCGACGCGCTCGCGCGCCAGGTCCCCCGCGGGCCGCTCGAAGAGGTGCAGGCGCAGAACCACGAGCTGCTCGCCACGCTCGACGCGCTGCGCGAGCGGCAGGCCGAGGTCGAGCGCCTGAACGCCGCGCTCTCCGAGGCGAACGCGGCGCTCGCCCGCACCAACCAGGAGTTAGGCGAGACCAACCGCGGCGTGCTCGCGCTCTACGCGGAGCTCGACGACCGGGCGGAGGCGCTGCGGCGCGGGTCGGAGCTCAAGTCGCGCTTCCTCTCGGACGTGAGCCACGAGCTGCGCACGCCGCTCAGCTCCATCCTCAACCTCACGCGGCTGCTGGCCGAACACCCCGGCGCGGAGTTCGGCGACGAGCCGCGCCGCGCCGTGCAGTTCATCCGCAAGTCCGCGCTCGGCCTCACCGACCTCGTCAACGACCTGCTCGACCTCGCGAAGATCGAGGCGGGGCGGGTCGAGCTGCGGATCGCGGAGTTCACGGCCGCCGACCTCCTCGCCGCGCTGCGCGGCGTGTGCCGGCCGCTCGTGCCGGGCGACGCGGTCGCGCTCCGCATCGACGAGCCCGAGCCGCTCACGCTGCTCACCGACGAGGGCCGCCTGTCGCAGGTGTTGCGCAACCTCGTCGGGAACGCGCTCAAGTTCACGGACTCCGGCGAGGTGCACGTCGCCACGACGCTCGACGCCGACGACGTGGTGCACGTGCGCGTGCGCGACACCGGGATCGGCATCCGCGCCGCGGACCAGGAGCGCGTGTTCGACGAGTTCACGCAGGTCGAGGGCGCGCACCAGCGGCGGGTGAAGGGGACCGGACTCGGGCTCCCGCTCGCGCGCAAGCTCGCCGCGTTGTTAGGCGGAACGATCGCGCTCGAGAGCGCGCCGGACGCGGGCTCGACGTTCACGCTCTCGCTCCCCCGCGTGCATCCGTCGATCGCGGACGGGGCGCCCGACGCGCGGCGGCTGTCGGAGGCGCGGGTCGCCGGCCGCCGCGAGGTGGACGGGTGA
- the yagS gene encoding oxidoreductase encodes MRPFSYERAKTPAEAAAAVARTPGAKFIAGGTNLLDLMKLQIETPTHLVDVQDLKLHQIEPTAEGGLRVGALVTNTRLAADERVRRDYGVLARAIVAGASGQLRNKATTAGNLLQRTRCPYFYDPAMPCNKRVPGSGCSAIGGYSRQLAVIGSREGDARTACIATHPGDMAVAMRVLDAKVETVRPNGSTRVLPIADFHRLPGNTPHVDTNLERGELITAVTLPAPLGGTQLYHKVRDRASYAFALVSVAAVVQRDGSGRVAVGGIAHKPWRVEAAERDMPRGAKAVAQRLLAGARPTRDNAFKLPLVERTLAAVMADARA; translated from the coding sequence ATGAGGCCCTTCAGCTACGAGCGCGCGAAGACCCCGGCGGAGGCCGCGGCCGCGGTCGCGCGCACGCCCGGCGCGAAGTTCATCGCCGGCGGCACCAACCTGCTCGACCTGATGAAGCTGCAGATCGAGACGCCGACGCACCTCGTCGACGTGCAGGACCTGAAGCTGCACCAGATCGAGCCGACCGCCGAGGGCGGGCTGCGCGTCGGCGCGCTGGTGACCAACACGCGTCTCGCCGCGGACGAGCGGGTGCGCCGCGACTACGGGGTCCTCGCCCGCGCGATCGTGGCGGGCGCGTCGGGCCAGCTGCGGAACAAGGCGACGACGGCCGGCAACCTGCTCCAGCGGACGCGCTGCCCCTACTTCTACGACCCGGCGATGCCGTGCAACAAGCGCGTGCCCGGGTCGGGGTGTTCGGCCATCGGCGGCTACAGCCGCCAGCTCGCCGTGATCGGGTCGAGAGAGGGGGACGCGCGCACCGCGTGCATCGCCACGCACCCGGGTGACATGGCGGTGGCGATGCGCGTGCTCGACGCGAAGGTCGAGACGGTGCGGCCGAACGGGTCGACGCGCGTACTCCCGATCGCCGACTTCCACCGCCTGCCCGGCAATACGCCGCACGTCGACACCAACCTGGAACGGGGCGAGCTGATCACCGCGGTGACGCTGCCGGCGCCGCTCGGCGGCACGCAGCTCTACCACAAGGTGCGCGACCGGGCGTCGTACGCGTTCGCGCTCGTCTCGGTCGCGGCGGTCGTGCAGCGCGACGGCAGTGGGCGCGTCGCCGTCGGCGGGATCGCGCACAAGCCGTGGCGCGTCGAGGCGGCCGAGCGCGACATGCCGCGCGGCGCGAAGGCGGTCGCGCAGCGGCTGCTCGCCGGCGCGCGGCCGACGCGCGACAACGCGTTCAAACTCCCGCTGGTCGAGCGCACGCTCGCCGCGGTCATGGCCGACGCGAGGGCCTAA
- a CDS encoding anti-sigma regulatory factor — MSTFGPDLTAAGSEAGEVVPCRSDADLVVVRQLVRRRAAELGFSLVNQTKLVTAASELARNAVQYGGGGAMRLDVVADGVRRGLRLIFEDRGPGIADLALALTDGYTTGQGLGLGLSGSKRLVSEFDVKTAPGEGTRVTVVLWK; from the coding sequence GTGTCGACGTTCGGTCCTGACCTCACGGCCGCGGGGAGCGAAGCGGGCGAGGTCGTGCCGTGCCGCAGCGACGCGGACCTGGTCGTCGTCCGCCAACTCGTCCGCCGGCGCGCGGCCGAACTCGGCTTCTCGCTCGTCAACCAGACCAAGCTGGTCACCGCGGCGAGCGAGCTGGCGCGCAACGCGGTGCAGTACGGCGGCGGCGGGGCGATGCGCCTCGACGTCGTCGCCGACGGCGTCCGCCGCGGGTTGCGCCTGATCTTCGAGGACCGGGGACCGGGGATTGCGGACCTCGCCCTCGCGCTCACCGACGGCTACACGACCGGGCAGGGCCTCGGGCTCGGCCTGAGCGGGTCGAAGCGGCTGGTGAGCGAGTTCGACGTGAAGACCGCCCCGGGGGAAGGGACGCGCGTGACTGTGGTGTTGTGGAAGTAG
- a CDS encoding transcriptional regulator produces MELNGRAGPPPAHVVPVDEPTRVGEARRAAAAVATALGFDETAAARVALVATELATNLARHAVGGQLVIQAADGPAVDLLAVDRGPGIADVLRAMVDGYSSGGTSGTGLGAVRRQADAVDLYSRWSPPSLGAPGPGMPDAGEGTVVWARCVLPTAAGAARAADLAGVCVPVEGERECGDAWTVVDAGGRVLVLVADGLGHGPAAADASSAAVSTFQTFAATLAPALLVERLHAALRATRGAAVAVAAFDPARREVRFAGVGNVAGAVLTPAASGMGAWASQSMMSHNGTVGHQLRKVQELAYAWPVGAIAVFHTDGIRSRWQLERYPGLAARRPAVISAVLWRDYSRARDDATVVVVRDPPSPEAYTPPASATASGGRPA; encoded by the coding sequence ATGGAGCTGAACGGGCGCGCGGGACCGCCGCCGGCCCACGTCGTTCCGGTCGACGAGCCGACGCGCGTCGGCGAGGCGCGCCGCGCCGCCGCGGCAGTTGCGACCGCGCTCGGCTTCGACGAGACCGCCGCAGCGCGCGTCGCGCTCGTGGCCACGGAGCTGGCGACCAACCTCGCGCGGCACGCGGTCGGCGGACAGCTCGTCATCCAGGCCGCGGACGGCCCCGCAGTCGACCTCCTCGCGGTCGACCGCGGGCCCGGGATCGCGGACGTATTGCGGGCGATGGTCGACGGGTACTCCAGCGGCGGCACGTCGGGGACTGGCTTGGGCGCCGTCCGCCGCCAGGCTGATGCGGTCGACCTTTACTCGCGGTGGAGCCCTCCCTCGCTCGGTGCGCCCGGGCCCGGCATGCCCGACGCGGGCGAGGGGACGGTCGTCTGGGCGCGGTGCGTACTGCCGACCGCCGCTGGCGCCGCGCGCGCCGCCGACCTCGCCGGGGTCTGCGTCCCGGTCGAGGGAGAACGCGAGTGCGGCGACGCCTGGACGGTCGTCGACGCGGGCGGGCGCGTGCTGGTGTTGGTCGCCGACGGGCTGGGGCACGGACCGGCGGCGGCCGACGCGTCGTCCGCGGCAGTCTCTACATTCCAGACGTTCGCGGCGACGCTCGCGCCGGCACTCCTCGTCGAACGCCTGCACGCGGCGCTGCGGGCGACGCGCGGCGCGGCGGTCGCGGTCGCGGCCTTCGACCCGGCGCGGCGCGAGGTGCGCTTCGCCGGGGTGGGAAACGTCGCGGGCGCGGTCCTCACGCCGGCCGCATCGGGCATGGGGGCGTGGGCGAGTCAGAGCATGATGTCGCACAACGGGACGGTCGGCCACCAACTGCGGAAGGTGCAGGAACTCGCGTACGCGTGGCCCGTCGGGGCGATCGCCGTCTTCCACACGGACGGCATTCGGTCGCGCTGGCAGCTCGAGCGGTACCCCGGCCTGGCGGCCCGCCGCCCCGCCGTGATCAGCGCGGTCCTCTGGCGCGACTACAGCCGCGCGCGCGACGACGCGACGGTCGTCGTCGTGCGCGACCCTCCGTCTCCGGAGGCCTACACGCCGCCGGCGTCGGCCACCGCGTCCGGGGGCCGACCGGCGTGA
- the yagR gene encoding oxidoreductase has protein sequence MKFDTPAGRNPIDQLKVVGRATDRVDGPRKTTGTAPYAYERHDVAPNQAYGFVLGSGIARGRITRMDVAAAKAAPGVLAIVTTLDAPRLTKGRMNIAALFGGPEVQHYHQAVAVVVAETFEQARAAAALIRVDYARQSGRFDLAAQAATAPLVGGSSGEGSGAPPVERVGNFEAAFAAAPVTLDAAYTTPDESHAMMEPHATIAAWEGDKLTVWSSTQMVAWTRGDLARTLGIPHANVRVDAPYVGGGFGAKLFLRADAVLAALGARAAGRPVKVALTRPLIANNTTHRPATIQRVRLGATRDGRLTAIAHESTSGNLPGGRPETAVSQTKLVYAGANRLVAMRLAALDLPEGNAMRAPGEAPGMMALEVAMDEMAEKLGMDPVAFRIVNDTQVDPSKPDRPFSERRLVECLRTGAERFGWSRRNPKPASVREGRWLVGMGMAVGFRNNLVTRSAARVRLDGRGVVTVETDMTDIGTGSYTIIAQTAAETMGVGLDRVVVKLGDSDFPVSAGSGGQWGGNNSTAGVYAACTKLREAVAARLGFDPAAATFADGQVRAGDRSAALADAARGGELVAEDGIEYGDLARKYQQSTFAGHFVEVAVDGYTGVTRVRRMLAVCAAGRILNPKTARSQVIGAMTMGVGAALMEELAVDTRYGFFVNHDLAGYEVPVHADIPHQDVIFLDEVDDKSSPMKAKGVGELGLCGVGAAVANAVYNATGVRVRDYPITLEKHLDGLPAVV, from the coding sequence ATGAAGTTCGACACGCCCGCGGGCCGGAACCCGATCGACCAACTCAAGGTGGTCGGCCGCGCCACCGACCGCGTCGACGGTCCGCGCAAGACCACGGGGACGGCCCCCTACGCGTACGAGCGCCACGACGTCGCGCCCAACCAGGCGTACGGCTTCGTGCTCGGCAGCGGCATCGCCAGGGGGCGGATCACGCGGATGGACGTCGCGGCCGCCAAGGCCGCGCCCGGCGTCCTCGCGATCGTGACGACGCTCGACGCGCCGCGGCTCACGAAGGGACGCATGAACATCGCCGCACTGTTCGGCGGGCCCGAGGTGCAGCACTACCACCAGGCGGTCGCGGTCGTGGTCGCGGAGACGTTCGAGCAGGCGCGCGCAGCCGCCGCGCTGATCCGCGTCGACTACGCGCGCCAGTCCGGCCGGTTCGACCTCGCCGCCCAGGCCGCGACGGCGCCGCTGGTCGGGGGGAGCAGCGGCGAGGGGAGCGGCGCGCCGCCGGTCGAGCGCGTCGGCAACTTCGAGGCGGCGTTCGCCGCGGCGCCCGTGACGCTCGACGCCGCCTACACGACGCCCGACGAGAGCCACGCGATGATGGAGCCCCACGCGACGATCGCCGCGTGGGAGGGCGACAAGCTCACGGTGTGGAGCTCGACGCAGATGGTCGCGTGGACGCGGGGCGACCTGGCGCGGACGTTAGGCATCCCGCACGCGAACGTGCGGGTCGACGCGCCCTACGTCGGCGGCGGCTTCGGCGCGAAGCTCTTCCTGCGGGCCGACGCGGTGCTCGCGGCGTTAGGCGCGCGGGCGGCGGGGCGCCCGGTCAAGGTGGCGCTCACGCGGCCGCTGATCGCGAACAACACCACGCACCGCCCGGCGACGATCCAGCGCGTCCGCCTGGGCGCGACCCGCGACGGCCGGCTCACCGCGATCGCGCACGAGAGCACGAGCGGGAACCTGCCCGGCGGCAGGCCCGAGACCGCCGTGTCGCAGACCAAGCTGGTCTACGCGGGGGCCAACCGGCTGGTCGCGATGCGCCTCGCCGCCCTCGACCTGCCCGAAGGCAACGCGATGCGCGCGCCGGGCGAGGCACCGGGGATGATGGCGCTCGAGGTCGCGATGGACGAGATGGCCGAAAAGCTCGGCATGGACCCGGTCGCGTTCCGCATCGTCAACGACACGCAGGTCGATCCCTCGAAGCCGGACCGGCCGTTCTCCGAGCGCCGCCTGGTCGAGTGCCTGCGGACCGGCGCCGAGCGGTTCGGCTGGAGCCGGCGCAACCCGAAGCCTGCCTCGGTGCGCGAGGGCCGCTGGCTGGTCGGGATGGGGATGGCCGTCGGGTTCCGCAACAACCTCGTGACCCGAAGCGCCGCGCGCGTTCGGCTCGACGGGCGCGGCGTCGTGACGGTCGAAACCGACATGACCGACATCGGCACGGGCAGCTACACGATCATCGCCCAGACCGCCGCGGAGACGATGGGCGTCGGTCTCGACCGCGTAGTGGTGAAGCTCGGCGACTCGGACTTCCCGGTCTCGGCCGGCTCCGGCGGCCAGTGGGGCGGCAACAACTCGACCGCGGGCGTCTACGCGGCGTGCACGAAGCTGCGCGAGGCGGTCGCGGCACGGCTCGGCTTCGACCCCGCCGCAGCCACCTTCGCGGACGGCCAGGTGCGCGCGGGCGACCGCAGCGCCGCGCTCGCCGACGCCGCGCGCGGGGGCGAGCTCGTGGCCGAGGACGGGATCGAGTACGGCGACCTCGCGCGGAAGTACCAGCAGTCGACCTTCGCCGGGCACTTCGTCGAGGTCGCGGTCGACGGCTACACCGGCGTGACCCGCGTGAGGCGCATGCTCGCGGTCTGCGCGGCGGGGCGCATCCTCAACCCGAAGACGGCGCGGAGTCAGGTGATCGGCGCGATGACGATGGGCGTCGGCGCGGCGCTGATGGAGGAGTTGGCGGTCGACACGCGCTACGGCTTCTTCGTCAACCACGACCTCGCCGGGTACGAGGTGCCGGTGCACGCCGACATCCCGCACCAGGACGTGATCTTCCTCGACGAGGTCGACGACAAGTCGTCGCCGATGAAGGCCAAGGGCGTGGGCGAACTCGGCCTGTGCGGCGTCGGCGCCGCGGTCGCCAACGCGGTCTACAACGCCACCGGCGTGCGCGTGCGCGATTACCCGATCACGCTCGAGAAGCACCTCGACGGGCTGCCCGCAGTCGTATGA